A portion of the Megalobrama amblycephala isolate DHTTF-2021 linkage group LG23, ASM1881202v1, whole genome shotgun sequence genome contains these proteins:
- the nipsnap3a gene encoding protein NipSnap homolog 3A translates to MNFVQSCTSDLARQSRCGYSSRFTSRKMIQLRAIYRKALRHAENFLSVKNRLTPRASIFTGPQQQHGTFYEFRTYNIQPHLNAAFLKLTNEKIQLRTAHSELIGYWSVEYGGLNQVFHIWKYDSYAQRASVRAALAQDPSWIDQYISKAMPMLSSQDNEVTYLVPWSKLQKPPKDGGVFELATFQMKPGGPAVWGKAFQAAVGTHMGSGYAHSVGVFHSEFGQLNQVHVLWWYESADQRAAIRHKSHGDARVVAAVRESSAFLVSQKSKLMFPCSFSPIK, encoded by the exons ATGAACTTCGTTCAGAGCTGCACGTCTGATCTGGCACGTCAGTCACGCTGTGGATACAGTTCTAGATTCACGTCGAGAAAAATGATACAATTACGCGCTATTTACCGGAAAGCGTTACGTCACGCAGAGAACTTTCTGTCTGTGAAAAACCGACTTACG CCCAGGGCATCAATCTTCACCGGACCACAGCAGCAGCACGGAACCTTCTATGAGTTCCGCACATATAACATCCAGCCACATCTCAACGCTGCCTTCCTCAAACTGACCAATGAGAAGATCCAACTGCGTACAGCCCACTCAGAGCTCATTGGATACTGGAGTGTGGAATATGGGGGTCTCAATCAGGTTTTCCACATCTGGAAGTATG ACAGCTATGCCCAGCGTGCATCTGTGCGGGCTGCCCTGGCTCAGGACCCCAGCTGGATTGATCAGTACATCTCTAAAGCAATGCCCATGCTGAGCTCTCAGGATAATGAGGTGACGTACCTCGTACCCTGGAGCAAACTTCAGAAGCCACCCAAAGATGGAG GAGTTTTCGAGCTGGCCACCTTCCAGATGAAGCCGGGCGGTCCGGCGGTGTGGGGTAAGGCGTTTCAGGCAGCAGTGGGCACCCACATGGGATCAGGATATGCCCACTCAGTTGGGGTTTTTCACTCTGAATTTGGACAGCTCAATCAAG TGCATGTTTTATGGTGGTATGAGAGTGCAGACCAGCGGGCAGCAATACGCCATAAATCTCACGGAGATGCCAGAGTGGTGGCGGCAG taaGGGAGAGTTCAGCGTTCCTTGTGTCACAGAAGAGCAAACTCATGTTCCCCTGTTCTTTCTCACCAATCAAATAA
- the LOC125259442 gene encoding probable pancreatic secretory proteinase inhibitor gives MTGTAVVLMSLVFILSVGAEDKSRLYRRPACGGLSVNQACPLNYSPVCGNDGITYVNECTLCVQRMHTNADILIVKDGRC, from the exons ATGACTGGAACAGCAGTGGTTCTGATGAGCCTGGTCTTCATCCTCTCTGTGG GCGCAGAGGATAAATCAAGACTCTACCGTAGA CCTGCATGTGGAGGTCTGAGTGTCAATCAAGCATGTCCTCTCAACTACTCTCCTGTGTGCGGTAATGATGGCATCACATACGTCAATGAATGCACCCTGTGTGTGCAGAGAAT GCACACAAATGCAGACATTTTGATTGTAAAAGACGGCCGCTGCTGA
- the thg1l gene encoding probable tRNA(His) guanylyltransferase isoform X1 yields the protein MLRLLSVNFGGLIEHRTILSLKFSTSSVMAKSKFEYVRNFELDDTCLRNCYIVVRLDGRNFHKFSDQHNFIKPNDDRALGLMSRSARSVMEELEDITIAYGQSDEFSFVFKRSTTWFKRRASKLMTHVASQFSSSFVFYWKEYFGEQPLLYPPSFDGRVVLYPSNRNLRDYLSWRQADCHINNLYNTTFWTLVQKGGLTTTQAEERLSGTQAADKNEILFSEFSINYNNESPLHKKGTTLIWEKVTETTTKQIKRPDEEETQVTVTRTRKKVTSHSCDIIGDQFWEEHADILESDQC from the exons ATGCTGAGACTGTTATCGGTGAACTTTGGTGGGCTCATAGAGCACAGGACAATCTTAAGTCTTAAATTCAGCACATCATCTGTCATGGCCAAAAGCAAATTTGAATACGTAAGAAACTTTGAGCTTGACGACACATGTTTGAGAAACTGCTACATTGTGGTTCGGCTAGATGGACGCAACTTCCACAA GTTTTCTGATCAGCATAACTTCATTAAACCCAATGATGACAGAGCTCTGGGTTTGATGAGCCGCAGTGCCCGTTCGGTCATGGAGGAGCTGGAAGACATCACTATAGCTTATGGACAGAGTGACGAGTTCAGCTTTGTCTTCAAAAGATCAACTACCTGGTTCAAAAGAAGGGCCAG TAAACTGATGACCCATGTGGCTTCCCAGTTTTCCTCTAGCTTTGTTTTCTACTGGAAGGAGTATTTTGGCGAGCAGCCGCTCCTGTATCCGCCCAGCTTTGATGGCAGGGTGGTCCTGTATCCTAGCAACCGTAACCTTAGAGACTATCTAAGCTGGAGACAGGCAGATT GTCACATTAACAATTTGTACAACACTACGTTTTGGACGCTGGTGCAGAAAGGAGGACTGACCACAACACAGGCTGAAGAGAGACTCAGT GGAACACAAGCAGCGGATAAGAACGAGATCTTGTTTTCTGAGTTCAGTATCAATTACAATAATGAATCCCCACTGCACAAAAAAGGCACAACTTTAATATGGGAAAAG GTAACTGAAACCACAACTAAACAGATCAAGCGGCCAGATGAAGAAGAGACACAAGTTACTGTAACACGGACCAGAAAGAAGGTTACAAGTCATTCCTGTGATATCATTGGAGATCAGTTCTGGGAAGAACATGCAGACATTCTGGAAAGTGACCAGTGTTGA
- the thg1l gene encoding probable tRNA(His) guanylyltransferase isoform X2 — protein sequence MDRVTSSALSSKDQLPGSKEGPGFDGRVVLYPSNRNLRDYLSWRQADCHINNLYNTTFWTLVQKGGLTTTQAEERLSGTQAADKNEILFSEFSINYNNESPLHKKGTTLIWEKVTETTTKQIKRPDEEETQVTVTRTRKKVTSHSCDIIGDQFWEEHADILESDQC from the exons ATGGACAGAGTGACGAGTTCAGCTTTGTCTTCAAAAGATCAACTACCTGGTTCAAAAGAAGGGCCAG GCTTTGATGGCAGGGTGGTCCTGTATCCTAGCAACCGTAACCTTAGAGACTATCTAAGCTGGAGACAGGCAGATT GTCACATTAACAATTTGTACAACACTACGTTTTGGACGCTGGTGCAGAAAGGAGGACTGACCACAACACAGGCTGAAGAGAGACTCAGT GGAACACAAGCAGCGGATAAGAACGAGATCTTGTTTTCTGAGTTCAGTATCAATTACAATAATGAATCCCCACTGCACAAAAAAGGCACAACTTTAATATGGGAAAAG GTAACTGAAACCACAACTAAACAGATCAAGCGGCCAGATGAAGAAGAGACACAAGTTACTGTAACACGGACCAGAAAGAAGGTTACAAGTCATTCCTGTGATATCATTGGAGATCAGTTCTGGGAAGAACATGCAGACATTCTGGAAAGTGACCAGTGTTGA